One segment of Pandoraea pnomenusa DNA contains the following:
- a CDS encoding chemotaxis protein CheW → MLFLRFAIATDHYVIEASHVAEVLPWLALKRLPAAPPWVAGAFSYRGESVPVIDLTHLATGVPAPARRSTRLVLVHYPAPGPAARRLGVLVERATDTLRADAAAFQPSGVDLSEGRYLGPVLDTDDGLVQWVRVDQLLTDAARALLFDAARDAMAEAAAARPASGESP, encoded by the coding sequence ATGTTGTTCCTGCGTTTCGCCATCGCGACCGATCACTATGTCATAGAGGCCAGCCATGTGGCCGAGGTGCTGCCGTGGCTCGCGCTCAAACGTCTGCCGGCGGCCCCGCCCTGGGTGGCCGGGGCGTTCAGCTATCGCGGCGAATCCGTACCCGTGATCGACCTGACGCATCTGGCGACCGGCGTGCCGGCGCCGGCGCGACGATCCACGCGCCTGGTGCTCGTGCACTACCCCGCCCCCGGTCCCGCCGCGCGCCGGCTCGGGGTGCTCGTCGAGCGTGCGACCGACACGCTGCGGGCGGACGCGGCGGCGTTTCAGCCCAGTGGTGTCGATCTGTCCGAGGGCCGCTACCTCGGGCCGGTGCTCGACACCGACGACGGGCTCGTGCAATGGGTGCGGGTCGATCAGTTGCTCACCGATGCGGCGCGCGCCCTGCTCTTCGACGCCGCGCGCGATGCGATGGCCGAAGCCGCCGCGGCGCGCCCGGCATCGGGAGAGTCGCCATGA
- a CDS encoding methyl-accepting chemotaxis protein yields MNNERERGVKHWSIRHRILASFGLILALMAFMAGIAYTRLVAIDQEANSVETDSTPGLYYSTMLRGAWFESYQLLQQAVAIDDNEKTRAVDLDALRAAEARIDGWIKDYGTTVNRATDRAQYDEVRGVRQQYSRVVGQILKLTADGQIAAARAALTEQLYPEWGRGRVATQRLVDINKAFAEASTHSIGESVAAAKATLLIALCVALAAAILAGWLLFRAISVPLASVMQILEVMRSGDLTKRLDLARRDEFGALESGFNRMTDELTGLVGQAQKSALQVTTSVTEIAATSRQQQATASETAATTTEIGATSREIFATSRDLARTMTEVAGVAEHAASLAGTGHVGLTRMEDAMRHVMDAAGSVNGKLGILNEKAGNINQVVTTITKVADQTNLLSLNAAIEAEKAGEYGRGFAVVATEIRRLADQTAVATYDIEQMIKEIQSAVSAGVMGMDKFSEEVRRGMDEMRQVGDQLAQIIAQVQTLPPRFQVVNEGMQAQATGAEQINQALVQLSEAAQQTAESLQQSSQAIEELNHVANGLKSGVSRFKIQTLPLAGLV; encoded by the coding sequence GTGAACAACGAACGGGAGCGCGGCGTGAAACACTGGTCGATCCGACATCGCATTCTGGCCAGTTTTGGCCTGATCCTCGCCTTGATGGCCTTCATGGCCGGCATCGCCTACACGCGCCTGGTTGCCATCGATCAGGAGGCCAACAGTGTGGAGACCGACTCCACGCCGGGGCTTTACTACAGCACGATGTTGCGCGGTGCCTGGTTCGAGAGCTATCAACTGCTCCAGCAGGCCGTGGCCATCGACGACAACGAGAAGACCCGTGCGGTCGACCTGGACGCGCTGCGCGCCGCCGAAGCCCGCATCGACGGCTGGATCAAGGACTACGGCACCACGGTCAATCGTGCCACCGACCGCGCGCAGTACGACGAAGTGCGCGGGGTGCGTCAGCAATACAGCCGCGTGGTCGGCCAGATCCTCAAGCTGACGGCGGACGGTCAGATCGCCGCCGCGCGTGCGGCGCTCACGGAACAGCTGTATCCCGAATGGGGGCGCGGGCGCGTGGCGACCCAGCGACTGGTCGACATCAACAAGGCGTTTGCCGAGGCGTCGACCCACAGCATCGGTGAATCGGTGGCGGCCGCCAAGGCGACATTGCTCATCGCACTGTGCGTGGCGCTCGCGGCCGCGATACTCGCCGGATGGTTGCTGTTCCGCGCGATCAGCGTGCCGCTGGCGAGCGTGATGCAAATTCTGGAGGTCATGCGCTCGGGCGACCTGACCAAGCGGCTCGATCTGGCGCGTCGCGACGAATTCGGCGCCCTCGAATCGGGCTTCAATCGCATGACGGACGAACTCACGGGGCTCGTCGGGCAGGCGCAGAAATCGGCATTGCAGGTGACCACATCGGTCACCGAGATCGCCGCCACGTCGCGCCAGCAGCAGGCGACCGCCTCGGAAACCGCCGCGACGACCACCGAAATCGGCGCCACGTCGCGCGAGATCTTCGCCACTTCGCGCGACCTGGCCCGAACCATGACCGAAGTCGCGGGCGTGGCCGAGCATGCGGCGTCGCTCGCGGGCACCGGCCACGTGGGCCTCACCCGCATGGAAGACGCCATGCGGCACGTGATGGACGCGGCCGGGTCGGTCAATGGCAAGCTCGGCATCCTCAACGAGAAGGCGGGCAACATCAACCAGGTCGTGACCACGATCACCAAGGTCGCCGACCAGACGAACCTCCTGTCGCTGAATGCGGCGATCGAAGCCGAGAAGGCGGGTGAGTACGGGCGCGGCTTCGCGGTCGTGGCCACCGAGATCCGCCGCCTTGCCGATCAGACCGCCGTGGCCACCTACGACATCGAACAGATGATCAAGGAGATTCAGTCGGCCGTGTCGGCCGGTGTGATGGGCATGGACAAGTTCTCGGAGGAAGTGCGTCGCGGCATGGACGAGATGCGCCAGGTGGGCGACCAGCTCGCCCAGATCATCGCGCAGGTGCAGACGTTGCCGCCGCGCTTCCAGGTCGTCAACGAAGGCATGCAGGCTCAGGCGACGGGGGCGGAACAGATCAATCAGGCGCTGGTGCAACTCTCGGAGGCGGCGCAGCAGACCGCCGAATCGCTGCAACAGTCGAGCCAGGCCATCGAAGAACTCAATCACGTCGCCAACGGCCTCAAGAGCGGCGTGTCGCGCTTCAAGATACAGACGCTCCCGCTCGCCGGGCTCGTGTGA
- a CDS encoding 3-keto-5-aminohexanoate cleavage protein, with amino-acid sequence MTRAFALAVAPNGARRTHADHAALPMTPAELGDCAKACLAAGAAMIHLHVRKADGTHSLEVADYTAGIDAVHRAVGNELVVQVTTEAVGIYTPAQQIETVRALHPEAISVALREVLPDAAHEPAAHAFFAWLWQEHITTQYILYDTEDVAHYWRLRASGAIRPGRHWVLFVLGRYSKGQLSSPSDLLPFLAAWEAGAQAQGEAVTATPWAMCAFGPREAECALAAVLHGGHARIGFENNLYLPDGSVSPDNAASLRALTAAAAPLALAPMTAQALRALTR; translated from the coding sequence ATGACGCGCGCCTTTGCACTGGCCGTCGCGCCGAACGGCGCGCGACGCACGCACGCCGATCACGCGGCGCTACCCATGACGCCCGCCGAACTCGGCGACTGTGCGAAGGCCTGCCTGGCGGCGGGCGCGGCCATGATCCATCTGCACGTGCGCAAGGCGGACGGCACGCACAGCCTCGAAGTGGCGGACTACACGGCCGGCATCGACGCCGTGCACCGCGCCGTCGGCAACGAACTGGTGGTGCAGGTCACGACCGAAGCCGTGGGCATCTACACGCCGGCGCAGCAGATCGAGACGGTGCGTGCGTTGCATCCTGAAGCGATTTCGGTGGCCCTGCGCGAAGTGCTGCCCGATGCCGCGCATGAACCGGCGGCGCACGCGTTTTTCGCCTGGCTCTGGCAGGAACACATCACGACCCAGTACATCCTTTACGACACCGAAGACGTGGCGCACTACTGGCGTTTGCGCGCGAGCGGCGCGATCCGCCCGGGCCGTCACTGGGTGCTGTTCGTGCTGGGCCGCTACAGCAAGGGGCAGTTGTCGTCGCCGTCGGACTTGCTGCCGTTCCTCGCGGCCTGGGAGGCCGGCGCGCAGGCGCAGGGCGAGGCCGTTACCGCAACGCCGTGGGCCATGTGCGCCTTCGGTCCGCGCGAGGCGGAATGCGCGCTTGCGGCCGTGTTGCATGGCGGCCACGCCCGCATCGGCTTCGAGAACAACCTGTATCTGCCCGACGGGAGCGTCTCGCCGGACAACGCGGCGTCGCTGCGCGCGCTCACGGCCGCCGCCGCGCCGCTCGCGCTCGCACCCATGACGGCGCAGGCCCTGCGGGCGCTGACGCGCTGA
- a CDS encoding aspartate aminotransferase family protein: protein MTHVFHRNPRQTLPVAVGGQGIELIDSTGKRYLDACGGAAVSCLGHGHPRVIEAMQRQAAQLAYAHTSFFTTEVAEALADTLAASAPGDLNHVYFVSGGSEGVEAALKLARQYFVEIGQPQRQYFIARRQSYHGNTLGALAIGGNAWRREPFLPLLVPAHHVSPCFAYRERFEGETDDAYVQRLADELEAKILELGDDKVIAFVAETVVGATAGAVPPVGDYFKRIRAVCDKYGVLLLLDEVMSGMGRTGYLFACEEDGVVPDILVIAKGLGAGYQPIGAMLCSDRIYDAVVGGSGFFQHGHTYLGHAMACAAALAVQQTIAESRLLENVQARGEQLRARLREVFAEHPNVGDVRGRGLFVGVEFVADRTTRQTLPVEDRTHARLKAAAKARGLLIYPMGGTVDGVHGDHALIAPPFICEPGDIDRIVALFALAVGDVVGAKVGVAA from the coding sequence ATGACTCACGTGTTTCACCGCAATCCGCGCCAGACACTGCCCGTCGCGGTCGGCGGCCAGGGAATCGAGTTGATCGACAGCACCGGCAAGCGCTATCTCGACGCATGCGGCGGCGCGGCCGTCTCGTGCCTGGGTCACGGACACCCGCGCGTGATCGAGGCGATGCAACGCCAGGCGGCGCAACTGGCCTATGCCCACACGTCGTTCTTCACCACCGAAGTCGCCGAAGCGCTGGCCGATACGCTCGCGGCGAGCGCGCCGGGAGACCTGAATCACGTGTATTTCGTGAGCGGCGGTTCGGAAGGCGTCGAAGCCGCGCTCAAGCTGGCGCGCCAGTACTTCGTCGAGATCGGCCAGCCGCAGCGTCAGTACTTCATCGCGCGGCGCCAGAGTTATCACGGCAATACGCTCGGGGCGCTGGCCATCGGCGGCAACGCGTGGCGCCGCGAGCCGTTCCTGCCGTTGCTGGTGCCGGCGCACCATGTCTCGCCATGCTTTGCCTACCGCGAGCGATTCGAGGGCGAAACCGACGACGCCTATGTGCAGCGCCTGGCCGACGAGCTCGAGGCGAAGATTCTCGAACTCGGTGACGACAAGGTGATCGCCTTCGTGGCGGAAACGGTGGTCGGCGCGACGGCCGGCGCCGTGCCGCCGGTGGGCGATTACTTCAAGCGTATCCGCGCCGTGTGCGACAAGTACGGCGTGCTGCTGCTGCTCGACGAAGTCATGTCGGGCATGGGCCGCACCGGCTATCTGTTCGCCTGCGAGGAAGACGGTGTGGTGCCGGACATCCTCGTCATCGCCAAGGGGCTGGGCGCGGGCTATCAGCCGATCGGCGCCATGCTGTGCTCGGACAGGATTTACGACGCCGTGGTGGGTGGCTCCGGCTTCTTCCAGCACGGTCACACGTATCTGGGACACGCGATGGCCTGCGCGGCGGCGCTCGCCGTGCAGCAGACCATTGCCGAATCGCGCCTGCTGGAGAACGTGCAGGCACGCGGCGAACAATTGCGCGCCCGTCTGCGCGAGGTTTTCGCCGAGCATCCGAATGTGGGCGACGTGCGCGGCCGGGGTCTGTTCGTCGGCGTCGAGTTCGTTGCCGACCGGACGACCCGGCAGACGCTGCCCGTGGAGGACAGGACGCACGCCCGGCTGAAGGCCGCGGCGAAGGCGCGCGGTTTGCTGATCTATCCGATGGGCGGCACGGTCGACGGCGTCCATGGCGACCACGCGCTCATCGCGCCGCCGTTCATCTGCGAGCCGGGCGACATCGACCGTATCGTGGCGTTGTTCGCGCTGGCCGTGGGCGACGTGGTGGGCGCGAAGGTCGGGGTCGCGGCATGA
- a CDS encoding MurR/RpiR family transcriptional regulator: MTQVSAPPQTLEQLNTLLRERYSQLSPQFQSGARFLLDHPQRVPISSMRAIAAEAGVQPATFVRLAQHLGFDGWHGLRELFLESIRLGPQPYASRARQVIREGDAARMVPEMFRVQHNNLDLTEAGANASLGAAVDLLANAGTVHVAGFRACFPIAFTFQYVYRLFRPTVHLIRGEAGTLEMELRALSARDVVVVISFAPYSNEALIVARAARAAGARVLALTDSTVSPLALDADVTVLFSHESPSFFPSITAGIAVVETLVEMLLARKGRGAVRALEMAEDQLHGTGAYVTPAGARVKPDA; this comes from the coding sequence ATGACACAAGTCTCAGCGCCGCCGCAGACGCTCGAACAACTCAATACCCTGTTGCGCGAGCGCTATTCGCAGCTCAGCCCGCAGTTTCAGTCGGGAGCGCGTTTTCTGCTCGACCATCCGCAGCGCGTGCCGATCAGTTCCATGCGGGCGATAGCCGCCGAGGCGGGCGTGCAGCCCGCGACCTTCGTACGACTCGCGCAACACCTGGGTTTCGACGGCTGGCATGGCCTGCGCGAGTTGTTTCTCGAATCGATCCGCCTCGGGCCGCAACCGTATGCGAGCCGCGCGCGTCAGGTGATCCGGGAGGGCGACGCCGCGCGCATGGTGCCGGAAATGTTTCGCGTTCAGCACAACAACCTCGACCTGACCGAAGCGGGCGCGAACGCGTCGCTGGGCGCAGCGGTCGACCTGCTCGCCAACGCGGGCACCGTGCATGTCGCGGGCTTTCGGGCGTGCTTTCCCATCGCCTTCACATTTCAGTATGTCTATCGGCTGTTCCGCCCGACGGTGCATCTGATCCGCGGCGAAGCGGGCACGCTGGAGATGGAATTGCGTGCGCTGTCGGCACGCGACGTCGTGGTAGTGATCAGCTTTGCGCCCTATTCGAACGAGGCGCTGATCGTGGCCCGTGCAGCGCGCGCGGCCGGGGCACGGGTGTTGGCGCTCACGGACTCGACCGTCTCGCCGCTCGCGCTCGACGCCGACGTGACAGTATTGTTCTCGCACGAGAGTCCGTCGTTCTTCCCGTCGATCACGGCGGGCATTGCCGTGGTCGAGACACTCGTGGAAATGTTGCTCGCCCGCAAGGGGCGCGGCGCCGTGCGCGCGCTGGAGATGGCCGAGGATCAATTGCACGGCACCGGCGCCTACGTCACCCCGGCGGGCGCGCGCGTCAAACCGGACGCGTGA
- a CDS encoding MFS transporter: MSRPTPAPTPAIRVPRHAIPLLALQLFLVTFSVNLQAPLVPHYAAASGYGAGAQALAFACYVGALVPTLLLLAGLSDRVGRRLPLAAALLLGVAGTWLTLKWPTLVALGGARACYGLATGLVAGSGTAYMTELYGAREDAATRGAALVAAATSLGFGTGALVTGLCLIAAPTTLPPVSLWAYLPVALMAAMAVIALPSPARHPGAAWLRWPVVAPGTVPLGVAILLAWAAVGVVIGVVPAALAVHGHAAWAGFATFFVVSTGLLFQPAARRLSPVRAVRIGLVLVPSGFVVLALGVVHANLPALLVGAAIASSACYGFTYLGGLAAVNAAVAPALRARAVAGYFLFAYFGFSVPVVTSGWLADRFGMPVALIVFAGALIAGSAALGLSLRRGTASVTRPV, encoded by the coding sequence ATGTCTCGTCCAACACCTGCCCCGACGCCCGCGATTCGCGTGCCGCGCCACGCCATTCCGCTGCTCGCGCTGCAACTCTTTCTGGTGACGTTCTCCGTCAATCTTCAGGCGCCGCTGGTGCCGCACTACGCCGCCGCGAGCGGCTACGGCGCCGGCGCACAGGCGCTGGCGTTCGCCTGTTACGTGGGTGCGCTCGTACCGACGCTGCTGCTGCTTGCGGGACTTTCGGACCGGGTGGGGCGGCGATTGCCGCTCGCCGCCGCCTTGCTGCTCGGGGTGGCGGGCACGTGGTTGACGCTGAAATGGCCGACGCTTGTGGCCCTGGGCGGCGCGCGCGCGTGTTATGGACTGGCGACCGGCCTGGTGGCGGGCAGCGGCACGGCCTATATGACGGAGCTGTATGGCGCGCGCGAGGATGCCGCCACGCGAGGCGCGGCATTGGTGGCCGCCGCCACGTCGCTCGGGTTCGGCACCGGCGCGCTCGTGACGGGGCTGTGCCTGATCGCGGCGCCGACGACGTTGCCGCCGGTGAGCCTGTGGGCCTACCTGCCGGTGGCGCTGATGGCGGCCATGGCCGTGATCGCGCTCCCGTCGCCCGCGCGTCATCCGGGCGCTGCCTGGTTGCGCTGGCCGGTCGTGGCCCCGGGCACCGTGCCCCTGGGTGTGGCGATTTTGCTCGCCTGGGCGGCGGTGGGCGTGGTCATCGGCGTGGTACCGGCCGCGCTGGCGGTGCACGGGCACGCGGCGTGGGCGGGCTTCGCCACGTTTTTCGTCGTCTCGACCGGGTTGCTGTTTCAGCCGGCCGCGCGACGCCTGTCACCCGTGCGCGCGGTGCGCATCGGGCTGGTGCTCGTGCCGTCGGGCTTCGTCGTGCTGGCGCTTGGCGTGGTTCATGCGAACCTGCCGGCGCTGCTCGTGGGCGCCGCCATCGCGAGTTCGGCGTGCTACGGCTTCACATACCTGGGCGGACTGGCGGCCGTCAACGCTGCCGTGGCACCGGCCTTGCGCGCGCGCGCCGTCGCCGGCTATTTCCTGTTCGCGTACTTTGGCTTCTCGGTGCCGGTGGTCACGAGCGGGTGGCTTGCCGATCGCTTTGGCATGCCGGTGGCATTGATCGTGTTCGCGGGGGCGCTGATCGCGGGCAGCGCCGCACTCGGGCTCAGCCTGCGCCGCGGGACGGCGTCGGTCACGCGTCCGGTTTGA
- a CDS encoding aminotransferase-like domain-containing protein — MAAPARYLEHVERLSDAIARGDLASGTRLPPQRDYADAHGLAVSTVTRIYAELARRGLAVGEVGRGTFVRSPAVGAAAAFAQWSPAPGALGGVDLAFNYPVLPEQTEAFRQALRETAAAGDLRALLTHAPHDGHPHDRRAAAQWLSRRDGVALSPDALVVCAGGQHALDVLQLALCRAGEPVAVESLTYPGWKALAALRDIPLVAVAMTPDGMDPAALDTACRTHAGRLRIVYTMPTLHNPLGGVMPLAQRAALVEVARRHDLLLIEDSAYGFLVADAPPPLRHLAPERTFEVCSLSKPGAPGLRVAYLLAPPELLPRVHAAMRASVWSAAPLMAQLASRWIEDGTLDLWIGRKRALAQRRQAIAKACLAGLDSTGHDSSFHRLLPVPAPMRCDDAVAALHARGIAVTPVDAFAAPGQSAPSAIRVALGSPGSDEALQAALRQVADVVRAARRQ, encoded by the coding sequence ATGGCCGCCCCTGCCCGCTATCTCGAACATGTCGAACGTCTGTCCGACGCCATCGCCCGCGGCGATCTGGCCTCGGGCACGCGTCTGCCGCCGCAGCGCGACTACGCCGATGCGCACGGCCTGGCGGTCTCCACGGTGACCCGGATCTACGCCGAGCTGGCGCGTCGCGGCCTTGCGGTCGGCGAGGTCGGGCGCGGCACGTTCGTGCGGTCGCCCGCCGTCGGCGCGGCGGCCGCGTTTGCCCAGTGGTCACCGGCGCCCGGCGCCCTCGGCGGCGTGGATCTGGCGTTCAACTACCCGGTGTTGCCGGAACAGACCGAGGCATTCCGGCAGGCATTGCGGGAGACGGCCGCCGCCGGAGACCTGCGCGCCTTGCTCACTCATGCTCCGCACGACGGCCATCCGCACGACCGGCGCGCGGCCGCGCAATGGCTGTCGCGTCGCGACGGCGTGGCGCTCTCGCCGGATGCCCTGGTGGTGTGCGCCGGTGGCCAGCACGCGCTTGACGTGCTCCAGTTGGCGCTGTGCCGGGCGGGCGAACCGGTTGCCGTGGAGTCGCTGACTTATCCCGGCTGGAAGGCGCTGGCCGCATTGCGCGACATACCGCTCGTCGCCGTCGCCATGACGCCCGACGGCATGGACCCCGCCGCACTCGACACGGCTTGCCGAACGCATGCCGGCCGGTTGCGGATCGTCTACACGATGCCGACGTTGCACAACCCGCTGGGCGGCGTGATGCCGCTGGCGCAGCGTGCCGCCCTGGTGGAGGTCGCCCGCCGCCATGATCTGCTGCTCATCGAGGACAGCGCGTACGGATTTCTCGTGGCCGACGCACCGCCCCCGCTCCGGCACCTGGCCCCGGAGCGCACGTTCGAGGTCTGCAGCCTTTCCAAGCCGGGCGCCCCGGGCTTACGCGTGGCGTATTTGCTCGCGCCGCCCGAACTGCTGCCGCGCGTGCATGCCGCTATGCGGGCCAGCGTGTGGAGCGCCGCGCCATTGATGGCGCAACTCGCTTCCCGATGGATCGAGGACGGCACGCTCGATCTCTGGATCGGGCGCAAGCGCGCGCTGGCGCAGCGGCGTCAGGCTATCGCGAAAGCCTGTCTCGCGGGGCTCGATTCGACGGGACACGACAGTTCCTTCCATCGCTTGCTGCCGGTGCCCGCGCCCATGCGCTGCGACGACGCGGTCGCCGCCCTGCACGCGCGAGGCATTGCCGTCACGCCGGTCGATGCCTTCGCCGCGCCGGGCCAAAGCGCGCCGTCGGCCATTCGCGTCGCGCTCGGCTCGCCCGGCAGCGACGAGGCACTGCAAGCGGCGCTCAGGCAAGTCGCCGATGTCGTGCGCGCCGCCAGACGGCAATAG